A portion of the Malania oleifera isolate guangnan ecotype guangnan chromosome 3, ASM2987363v1, whole genome shotgun sequence genome contains these proteins:
- the LOC131152013 gene encoding uncharacterized protein LOC131152013 has translation MCRWAFETFRWPEFDFSPAASVFRWPDFDFSHLSWNSESLRWLGLVIVDDVLWSMVTVLESLALVAMLCFFFVFCGCTL, from the coding sequence atgtGCAGGTGGGCTTTCGAGACCTTCAGGTGGCCGGAGTTCGACTTCTCTCCGGCGGCGTCGGTCTTCCGGTGGCCGGATTTCGACTTCTCGCACCTGAGCTGGAATTCGGAGAGCCTCCGGTGGCTGGGGCTGGTGATCGTGGACGACGTGCTGTGGTCGATGGTCACGGTGCTGGAGTCTCTGGCTCTGGTCGCCATGCTCtgcttcttcttcgtcttctgcGGCTGCACTCTTTGA